From a region of the Vanrija pseudolonga chromosome 2, complete sequence genome:
- the OMA1 gene encoding Metalloendopeptidase OMA1, mitochondrial: MRPPSGVRAWWLNAARGPTAAAAPRRPTGVTGPVRTLAGLPPRPPPSPSPLIRPATRITTRAVTATTPRVPPSSLLQSAILLRALHTSKPRRDVFFLSIPAIKSGLLNVTRFSLLFLPFVFRYKLWKKYKRTAWILIQVPIFAFCIVLALGLNQDPRTGRWRLLLMGEREELAWSHRKHKEVLMHEGPLLLPPDDPRSRQVERVTARIITALEEQDKHIVSGAAWPPKEDFARSMNEREERFGDYSGRMARFEPSATAHSAYMPFRPQSQNPLKNMESADWNIYIIDHLNAFALPSKDLFIYTGLLDTLPKDDTMLAAVLSHEIAHVAQRHAVENLGFLNVAAVAFDVLRGISFALTISFPFITDSAGMFINWLNDVVAQRAYSRKLEEEADAVGLELMAIAGYDPRAMLDLWGLMACVEEDAQRMGQSVSIENRLQLLRTHPTSQARQEAIQHLLPKTMKVWESRRSTTRAAIERLKAAERKQAAEEAVALATVATVAAEVKAVEALEEEEAAVAVAAAEPERI; encoded by the exons ATGCGTCCACCATCAGGGGTGCGAGCATGGTGGCTCAACGCCGCGCGAGGaccaacagcagcagcggcgccgcggcggccaacTGGAGTCACCGGGCCCGTGCGCACGTTGGCGGGGTTGCCACCTAggccgccaccgtcgccatcgccactGATAAGGCCCGCGACGCGGATAACAACAAGAGCAGtaacggcgacgacgccgcgcgtcccaccttcctccctcTTGCAGTCGGccatcctcctccgcgcGCTGCACACGTCCAAGCCGCGGCGGGACGTCTTCTTCCTCTCCATCCCGGCCATCAAGAGCGGCCTGCTGAACGTCACGCGCTTCTCACTCCTCTTCCTGCCCTTCGTGTTCCGGTACAA GCTGTGGAAGAAGTACAAGCGCACAGCGTGGATTCTGATCCAGGTGCCG ATCTTCGCGTTCTGcatcgtcctcgcgctcgggctGAACCAAGACCCGCGGACGGGGCGCTGGCGCCTCCTGCTgatgggcgagcgcgaggagctggcgTGGTCGCATCGCAA ACACAAAGAGGTGCTCATGCACGAGGGGCCGCTGCTCCTCCCGCCCGACGACCCGCGCAGCCGGCAAGTCGAGCGCGTGACGGCGCGCATCATcaccgcgctcgaggagcaggacaAGCATATCGtctcgggcgcggcgtggcccCCCAAAGAGGACTTTGCGCGCTCCATgaacgagcgcgaggagcgcttTGGGGACTATAGTGGCCGAATGGCGCGCTTCGAGCCCAGCGCAACGGCACACTCGGCGTACATGCCTTTCCGGCCCCAGTCGCAGAACCCCCTCAAGAACATGGAGTCGGCGGACTGGAATATCTACATTATTGATCAT CTGAACGCCTTCGCGCTGCCGTCCAAGGATTTGTTTATTTACACTGGCCTGCTTGACACCCTGCCAAAAGACGACACTATGCTCGCTGCAGTGCTGTCTCACGAGATTGCCCACGTCGCACAGCGGCACGCAGTGGAGAACCTTGGA TTCCTCAACGTGGCGGCGGTCGCCTTCGACGTGCTCCGTGGCATCTCGTTCGCGCTGACCATCTCCTTCCCATT CATCACCGACTCTGCGGGAATGTTCATCAACTGGCTCaatgacgtcgtcgcgcagcgcgcctACTCGCGCaagctggaggaggaggcggacgccgtcggcctcgagttGATGGCTATCGCGGGGTATGACCCGCGCGCGATGCTCGACCTGTGGGGGCTGATGGCctgcgtcgaggaggacgcaCAACGCATGGGGCAGAGCGTGTCCATTGAGAACaggctgcagctgctgcgcacGCACCCGACAAGCCAGGCGCGGCAGGAG GCAATCCAGCACCTGCTCCCCAAGACCATGAAGGTGTGGGAGTCGAGACGGTCcaccacgcgcgcggcgatcgaGCGGTTGAAAGCCGCTGAGAGGAAGCAGGCCGCCGAAGAGGCCGTGGCTCTGGCTACGGTGGCTaccgtggcggcggaggtcaaggccgtcgaggccctcgaggaggaagaggccgcGGTCGCTGTTgcggcggccgagccggAGAGAATCTAA
- the Actr2 gene encoding Actin-related protein 2 — protein sequence MADSNVPLVVDNGTGFVKCGWAGSNFPEHVFPSVVGRPILRAEERLGSSQLRDLMIGDEAAENRSFLQMSHPMEHGIIKNWPDMMHLWDYTFAEKLKVDTRGRKILLTEPPMNPKANREKMAEVMFERYQFGGIYVAIQAVLTLYAQGLQTGVVVDSGDGVTHIVPVYDGFALPHLTRRLDVAGRDVTRYLIKLLLMRGYAFERTADFETVRGIKEALCFTSYDLDLDKKLSDETTVLVENYTLPDGRVIKVGSERFEAPECMFQPHLVDVEQPGVAELLFQTIQQAAVDTRSELYKHIVLSGGSSMYPGFPSRLEKEMKQLYLTRVLNNDTSRLKHFKIRIEDPPRRKHMVFLGGAVLADIMKGQEAFWVTKEEWDEQGVRALDKLQRGE from the exons ATGGCCGACTCGAACGTCCCCCTCGTTGTGGATAACGGTACCGGC TTCGTCAAGTGCGGCTGGGCTGGCTCCAACTTTCCCGAGCATG TCTTCCCGTCCGTCGTCGGACGGCCAATCCTccgtgccgaggagcgcctcggcagctCGCAGCTCCGCGACCTGATgatcggcgacgaggcggccgagaaCCGCTCGTTCCTCCAGATGTCACATCCGATGGAGCACGGCATCATCAAGAACTGGCCCGACATGATGCACCTCTGGGACTACACGTtcgccgagaagctcaaggTCGACACGCGCGGCCGCAAGATCCTGCTCACTGAGCCGCCTATGAACCCCAAGGCGAACCGCGAGAAGATGGCCGAGGTCATGTTCGAGCGATACCAGTTTGGCGGCATCTACGTCGCCATCCAGGCCGTGCTTACGCTCTATGCGCAGG GTCTGCAGACcggtgttgttgtcgacTCGGGAGACGGTGTCACCCACATCGTGCCAGTGTACGACGGTTTCGCGCTCCCCCACCTCACCCGCCGTCTCGACGTTGCAGGCCGCGACGTGACGAGGTACCTCATCAAGCTGCTCCTCATGCGCGGCTACGCGTTTGAGCGTACGGCCGACTTTGAGACGGTCCGCGGTATCAAGGAGGCGCTCTGTTTCACCTcgtacgacctcgacctcgacaagaAGCTCTCGGACGAGACGACGGTGCTGGTCGAGAACTACACT CTTCCCGACGGACGCGTGATCAAGGTCGGCTCGGAGCGCTTCGAGGCACCCGAGTGCATGTTCCAGCCACACCTTGTCGACGTTGAGCAGCCCggtgtcgccgagctcctcttCCAGACCATCCAGCAGGCGGCTGTCGACACCCGTTCCGAGCTCTACAAGCACATTGTGCTCTCGGGCGGTTCGTCAATGTACCCCGGCTTCCCGTCGCGTCTGGAGAAGGAGATGAAGCAGCTGTACCTGACGCGCGTGCTCAACAACGACACCTCGAGGTtgaag CACTTCAAGATCCGTATCGAGGACCCCCCTCGCAGGAAACACATGGTCTTCCTCGGCGGAGCTGTGCTCGCTGACATCATGAAGGGCCAGGAGGCCTTCTGGGTCACCAAGGAGGAGTGGGACGAGCAGGGCGTCCGGGCACTCGACAAGCTCCAGCGGGGAGAGTAG
- the cript gene encoding Cysteine-rich PDZ-binding protein, whose amino-acid sequence MVCKKCEKKTASIATLDTFKSVAGSSSGAGATGVRKIGENKLLTARARAAPYAKPGVSRSKTNPYGNKCIDCKQQVHQNNATRCQKCAYKKGLCAICGNIVLDTSRYKQTSK is encoded by the exons ATGGTCTGCAAGAAGTGCGAGAAG AAAACAGCAAGCATAGCCACGCTCGACACGTTCAAGTCGGTCGCTGGCTCGTCTTCGGGTGCCGGGGCGACGGGCGTGCGCAAGATCGGCGAGAACAAGCTGCttacggcgcgcgcgcgcgccgcgccatACGCCAAgcctggcgtcagccgcTCAAAGACCAACCCCTACGGCAACAAGTGCATCGACTGCAAGCAGCAGGTGCACCAGAACAATGCTACCCGCTGCCAGAAGTGCGCTTACAAGAAGGGGCTGTGCGCAATATGCGGCAACATTGTCTTGGACACTTCGA GGTACAAGCAGACCTCCAAGTAG